A portion of the Thermodesulfobacteriota bacterium genome contains these proteins:
- the dprA gene encoding DNA-processing protein DprA: MSEAQFYWLALSLVPGVGCVLMKRLLERFQTPKAVFHASTKELLEVEGLGEKVASEIRRGPREELVKKEFSLAEQVGAQILTYGDEDYPSRLRTIYDPPPILYLRGTLKKEDELAVSIVGSRKTNPYGRWITEKISRELVQHGVTIVSGMARGIDAVAHWGAISGGGRTVAVLGCGVDVIYPRENRNLFQQIIDHGAVLSEFPMGSPPEGSHFPKRNRIISGLSLGVVVVQAGPDSGSLITAQYALEQGREVFAIPGNVGAEGSRGTNRLIKEGAKLVESSDDILEEILPQWSREREGREEMKPKGPELSEEEGILYAVLTEAPLHIDSIIRETQLEPGRVSSLLLNLELKGLVLQWPGKCFSRKMG; this comes from the coding sequence ATGTCCGAAGCCCAATTTTATTGGTTGGCGCTCAGCCTGGTTCCGGGCGTGGGATGCGTCTTAATGAAACGGCTCCTCGAGCGTTTCCAGACCCCGAAGGCGGTCTTTCACGCCTCGACCAAAGAGTTGCTCGAGGTCGAGGGCCTTGGGGAGAAGGTCGCAAGCGAGATTCGCAGAGGTCCCCGGGAAGAGCTGGTCAAGAAGGAGTTCTCCCTGGCCGAGCAGGTCGGGGCACAGATCTTGACCTATGGAGACGAAGATTACCCGAGCCGGCTCCGGACTATCTATGACCCTCCCCCCATCCTTTATCTGAGGGGAACGTTGAAGAAGGAAGATGAACTGGCGGTCTCGATCGTGGGAAGCCGCAAGACGAACCCTTACGGCCGATGGATCACCGAGAAGATCAGCCGGGAACTCGTCCAGCACGGTGTGACCATCGTGAGCGGGATGGCCCGGGGGATCGATGCGGTGGCCCATTGGGGGGCGATCTCCGGCGGGGGACGGACGGTGGCCGTCCTGGGGTGCGGGGTGGACGTGATCTATCCGAGGGAGAATCGAAATCTATTCCAGCAGATCATCGACCACGGCGCCGTTCTTTCGGAGTTTCCGATGGGCTCTCCCCCCGAAGGGAGCCATTTCCCGAAACGGAACCGCATCATCAGCGGCCTCTCTCTCGGCGTGGTGGTCGTCCAGGCCGGGCCGGATAGCGGCTCTCTCATCACCGCCCAATATGCCCTCGAACAGGGGAGGGAGGTCTTTGCCATCCCCGGAAATGTAGGAGCGGAGGGAAGCCGTGGGACGAATCGTTTGATCAAAGAGGGCGCCAAGCTGGTCGAATCGAGCGACGATATTCTCGAAGAGATTCTGCCTCAATGGAGCAGGGAACGGGAGGGTCGGGAAGAAATGAAACCGAAGGGGCCGGAGCTGAGCGAGGAGGAAGGGATCCTCTATGCCGTGCTCACCGAAGCCCCGCTCCATATCGATTCCATCATCCGAGAGACCCAACTTGAACCGGGACGGGTGTCGAGCCTCCTCCTGAACTTGGAATTGAAGGGGCTCGTCCTCCAGTGGCCCGGGAAATGCTTCAGTCGAAAGATGGGATGA
- a CDS encoding LysM peptidoglycan-binding domain-containing protein — MKKFSIIWGILATVAIFSINSPATFAEEKKEAEGIYTIKKGDTLWDISARFLKDPFLWPKLWQRNPYITNPHWIYPGNPIRLSPVEEAKKEQPKPIPEERPKEIKEEKVEKPEPVEAKKVEPPPVAEKKPEVVEEKKPVEEKKVYPEIRSAGFIAGFNYKGIGYVLDNKEGKNLMAEGDVIYLSFNTREKIAIGNKYTVFRASDFILDPVTQKRIARKYNIAGNIEIIDQHGGFYTARVLEAFDAIYKGDMIQPYNKEKMEIETRR, encoded by the coding sequence ATGAAGAAGTTTTCGATAATTTGGGGCATCCTCGCAACGGTTGCGATTTTTTCAATCAATTCCCCCGCCACCTTCGCGGAAGAGAAGAAGGAGGCAGAGGGGATCTACACCATCAAAAAGGGAGACACCCTCTGGGATATCTCCGCACGGTTCCTAAAGGACCCATTCCTCTGGCCTAAATTGTGGCAGCGAAACCCCTATATCACGAACCCCCATTGGATCTATCCCGGAAATCCCATTCGCCTCTCTCCCGTCGAAGAGGCCAAGAAAGAGCAACCCAAACCGATCCCTGAGGAAAGACCCAAGGAGATCAAGGAGGAGAAAGTAGAGAAACCCGAACCCGTCGAGGCGAAGAAGGTCGAACCCCCGCCGGTCGCGGAGAAGAAGCCCGAAGTCGTCGAGGAGAAGAAACCCGTCGAGGAGAAGAAGGTCTATCCGGAGATTCGCTCAGCAGGCTTCATCGCGGGATTCAATTATAAGGGCATCGGATACGTTTTAGACAACAAAGAAGGCAAGAATTTGATGGCCGAAGGGGATGTCATCTACCTCTCTTTCAACACCAGGGAGAAGATTGCGATAGGCAACAAATACACCGTGTTTCGGGCCTCCGACTTCATCCTGGACCCGGTGACCCAGAAGAGGATCGCCCGGAAGTATAACATCGCCGGAAACATCGAGATCATCGACCAACACGGGGGGTTTTACACGGCGAGGGTTTTAGAGGCCTTTGACGCCATTTACAAGGGCGATATGATCCAGCCCTATAACAAAGAGAAGATGGAGATCGAAACGAGGAGATAA
- a CDS encoding ABC transporter substrate-binding protein has translation MHSGLRVLDPIVTTAHIVRNHGYMIYDTLLGTDAHGKIQPQMVEKWTVSADGKTYTFTLRSGLKWHDGLPVKAEDCVASIKRFAEQDKMGQIMMTLVTAMKVLDDRTFQIVVKEPTDTVLTALAKPSGLVCFMMPKRIAETPPTTPIKEHIGSGPFKFVSAEFKPGLKAVYEKNKDYVPRSEPPSGSAGGKVVHVDRVEWVTMPDHMTAVNALLAGEIDYMEWVPYDLLPMVEGKKEIVVTVMEKQGFQTMLRFNHLHPPFNNKLARQAAMYAISQEEVLKAQVGNPKYYRTCPAVFGCGTPFESSWGAEMVVGANLEKARELLKEAKYDGSPVVLLQPTDVFTIRAQPLVIASALRKVGFNVDMQAMDWMTVVTRRANMEPPAKGGWNLHCTNWLIVEIMDPLRSPIAAANGPKAWFGWPDVPKIEELRLRLARTLKPAEQKKLVEEIHKLVIEEGVLLPLGEFYIPSAYRSTLTGIVDSPVPFFWNIKKAAK, from the coding sequence ATGCATTCCGGTTTGAGGGTCCTCGACCCAATCGTCACCACGGCCCACATCGTCCGGAACCATGGCTACATGATCTACGATACCCTGCTGGGGACGGACGCTCATGGGAAAATCCAGCCTCAAATGGTGGAGAAGTGGACGGTATCCGCCGATGGAAAGACCTATACTTTCACCTTGCGGAGCGGTCTGAAATGGCACGACGGCCTGCCGGTCAAGGCCGAGGATTGCGTGGCATCGATCAAGCGCTTTGCGGAACAGGACAAGATGGGCCAGATCATGATGACCCTGGTGACGGCCATGAAGGTTTTGGATGACCGGACCTTCCAAATCGTGGTCAAGGAGCCGACCGACACCGTGCTGACCGCCTTGGCCAAACCGAGCGGCCTCGTCTGTTTCATGATGCCGAAGCGGATCGCCGAAACCCCTCCCACCACGCCGATCAAGGAACATATCGGCTCGGGCCCCTTTAAATTTGTCTCCGCAGAATTCAAGCCCGGCCTCAAAGCCGTATACGAGAAGAACAAGGACTACGTCCCCCGGAGCGAACCCCCGAGCGGAAGCGCCGGGGGAAAGGTCGTTCATGTGGATCGGGTCGAATGGGTGACCATGCCCGATCACATGACCGCGGTCAACGCCCTCCTGGCCGGAGAGATCGACTACATGGAGTGGGTGCCTTACGACCTCCTGCCCATGGTCGAGGGGAAGAAAGAGATCGTCGTGACGGTGATGGAGAAACAGGGTTTCCAGACGATGCTCCGCTTCAACCATCTCCATCCGCCCTTCAACAATAAGCTCGCCCGTCAGGCGGCCATGTATGCCATCAGCCAGGAAGAGGTTTTGAAGGCCCAGGTGGGTAACCCCAAATACTATCGGACCTGCCCTGCCGTCTTCGGTTGCGGAACGCCTTTCGAAAGCTCCTGGGGCGCGGAGATGGTGGTCGGAGCCAATCTCGAAAAGGCCAGGGAACTCCTGAAAGAGGCCAAGTACGATGGGTCGCCGGTGGTCCTCCTCCAGCCCACGGACGTCTTCACCATTCGGGCCCAACCCTTAGTGATCGCCTCGGCCCTCCGGAAGGTCGGGTTCAACGTCGACATGCAGGCGATGGATTGGATGACGGTGGTGACCCGCCGAGCCAATATGGAACCGCCCGCCAAAGGCGGTTGGAACCTCCACTGCACCAACTGGCTGATCGTCGAGATCATGGACCCCCTGCGATCGCCCATCGCTGCAGCCAACGGTCCGAAGGCCTGGTTCGGCTGGCCCGACGTCCCGAAGATCGAAGAACTCCGTCTGAGATTGGCCCGTACCCTGAAACCGGCGGAACAGAAAAAACTGGTCGAAGAGATCCACAAACTGGTGATCGAAGAAGGGGTCCTCTTGCCGCTCGGGGAATTCTACATTCCGAGCGCCTATCGCTCGACCCTGACGGGCATTGTCGACTCTCCCGTTCCCTTCTTCTGGAACATTAAAAAGGCCGCAAAGTGA
- a CDS encoding ABC transporter permease — translation MLSYIARRLLATIPVMGMVAAIVFAILRLTPGDPAAILAGDAATPQQLERIRNQMGLDRPIHIQFLLWLGQLLRGDLGVSLISGTSVGGMIADRFGPSLALALSTILFTVLIAIPLGVIAAWRQGTLLDRAVMAFSVLGFSTPVFVTGYLLVFLFSIKFGWFPVQGYRPLASGFWPFYHRLILPTLALSTIYIALVARITRTSVLEVMGEDYIRTARAKGVRESAVLIRHALRNAAVPIATIVGIGLAMLISGVVVTESVFNLPGLGRLVVEAVLARDYPVIQGLILLFSLIYILINLAVDILYTLFDPRIRY, via the coding sequence ATGCTGTCCTACATCGCACGGCGCCTACTCGCCACCATTCCCGTCATGGGAATGGTGGCGGCCATCGTATTCGCCATCCTGAGGCTGACACCTGGCGACCCAGCGGCCATCCTCGCAGGGGACGCAGCGACCCCCCAGCAATTGGAAAGGATACGCAATCAGATGGGGCTGGACCGTCCCATCCACATTCAGTTCCTCCTTTGGTTGGGGCAACTCCTTCGAGGCGATCTGGGGGTCTCCCTCATCTCGGGCACCTCCGTAGGCGGGATGATCGCCGACCGTTTCGGTCCCTCTTTGGCCCTGGCTCTCTCCACGATCCTCTTCACGGTCCTCATCGCGATCCCCTTAGGGGTGATCGCTGCCTGGAGGCAGGGGACCCTTCTCGATCGGGCCGTGATGGCCTTCTCCGTCCTCGGATTTTCGACCCCCGTTTTCGTCACAGGCTACCTGCTGGTTTTTCTCTTTTCCATCAAGTTCGGCTGGTTCCCCGTCCAGGGTTACCGACCTCTCGCTTCTGGGTTCTGGCCCTTTTACCACAGGCTGATCCTGCCGACCCTGGCCCTAAGCACCATCTACATCGCGCTGGTGGCCCGCATCACCCGCACGAGCGTCCTTGAGGTGATGGGAGAGGACTACATCCGGACGGCCAGGGCGAAGGGCGTCAGAGAGAGCGCGGTTCTGATCCGGCATGCCCTTCGCAACGCCGCCGTCCCCATCGCCACCATCGTCGGGATCGGCCTGGCCATGTTGATCAGCGGCGTCGTGGTCACAGAGTCGGTCTTCAATCTCCCTGGACTGGGACGCCTGGTCGTGGAAGCCGTCCTGGCCCGTGATTATCCGGTGATCCAGGGTCTGATTCTGCTCTTCTCTTTGATCTACATCCTGATAAACCTTGCCGTCGACATCCTCTACACCCTTTTCGATCCCAGGATTCGTTACTGA